GCCGCGACGTCGCCGACGACGAACACGTTCTGACCCCACACGGTCGTCGCGTTCACGCCGAACGACACGGCCGCGCTCGTCGGGACGGTGGGCGTCGCGGTCGGGCTCGGGGTGCCCGTGCCCGGGCGCGCCTCGACGTGCAGCGCGACCGCGCCGTTCGCGGGCACGGTGAAGGTCGCGGCGCCCGACGAGCCGACGGTCACGGTCGTCCCGGAGCACGAGGACCCCGCGCTGCCGGAGATCACGTCGCAGTAGGAGCCCGCGGGCAGGCTCGTCGTGAACGTGCGGGTCAGCGGGTTGCCCGAGCGGTTGATGGCGACGAAGCCCTTGTCCCCGCGGCCGAACGCGATCTGGTCGTACCCGTTGTCCCACCAGTGCACGACGCTCGTCGTACCGACCGCGTCGCGGAACCCGACCATGTGCGCCGTCTCGTTCCAGCGGTGCGCGCACGTCCACGCGCCCTGGCCGCACACCGCGTCGAGCACCTCGCCCGAGCCGGTCTGCGGGGCGCCCGCGTCGTGGTTCGAGAACGCGTACCCGGAGTAGACGGTGGGCCAGCCGTACGGGTGGGCGAGCATGAAGACGTTCGCGAGCCGGTAGGTCGAGCCGTTCTTGTAGCTGAGCGTCTCGCCGTTGCGCTCGGTGTCGTGGTTGTCGACGAACACGCCCGCCTGGGCCGAGGGCAGGAGCCACGACGCGCCCGTCAGCCCGTTCAGCGACGTCAGGCTGCCGGTGAACGCGCTCTTCAGGTGGCGGGCGTAGGCGAACTCGTGCGAGTCGCCGACGCCCAGGTACTCGCTCGGCTGGACGGGCTCCCCGGCCGCGCCGATGACCTCCTGCACGATGTAGACGCTCTGGTCGGAGAGCTGGGCCTTGATCGCGGCGAGGTCCGCGGCCGCGATGTGCTTGGCCGCGTCGACGCGGAACCCGCGCACGCCGAGCGCGATCAGGTCGTTCAGGTACCGCCCGATCTCCTCGCGGACGTACTGCGCACCGGTGTCGAGGTCCTGCAGCCCGACGAGGCGGCAGTTCTGCACCTGGTACCGGTCGGTGTAGCTCGCGATGTTCGACCGGCACGCGTGGAAGTCCTGCGGGCCGTACCCGCCCTCGGGCCCCGGGTAGCGCTCCTCGGTGAACGTCGTGCCGGCCCAGCCCGTGCCGCTCGTCTGGCCGGACATGTGGTTGACGACGACGTCCGCGATGACGTCGACGCCCGCGTCACGGCAGGCGTCGATCATCGCCTTGTACTCCGCGCGCGTCCCGAGCTTGGACTCGACCTTGTAGCTCACGGGCTGGTACGACGTCCACCACTGGCCGCCGAGCACGGGGTGCTCGTTGGGCGGGGAGGTCTGCACCCACGCGTAGCCGTCGGGGCCGAGGTGCGTGGTGCACTCGTCCGCGATCGCGTTCCACGTCCACTGGAACAGGTTCACGCCGACGTTGCGCGTGCCGGGCGGTGCGGCGGTCGCCGGGGCGGCGCCCAGGGACGTCGCGACGACGAGCGTGCCCGCGAGCGCGAGTGCGGCGCCGACGAGGGCCGCGAGGGCGCGCCGCGCGGGGTGGCGGCGTCCTCGGGGGATGGTGGTGGTGCGCACGACAGCTCCTCCTGGTCGGGCCGGCACCGTCGCCGGCCGGATCGGGCCGTCGCACCGTTGCGACGACCGTGCGCCGGCCATGGCCGGCTCGGGGCGCCACGTCCGCGGACGGACGAGGAGGAGGTGGCCGGACGACGAGCGTCCGGGGCGCGCCCCGTACTCGACACCCGCGTTGCAAGAGCATTGCAAGACGGGCGCAACTTGCTGCAAACGGACAGTAGGGCTGTCCCGTGGGCTCGTCAACCGGTCGGCCGCACGGGTGTCGCGGAGCGCCCCGCGCCCGGCGCCGCCCTAGGGTCGCGCCATGCGCGCGGACCAGACCCCCTCCCCCGACCCCGCGCGCACGGCCTCCCCGACGAACCCGCCCGCCGACCGGCGCGGGCTCGCGAGCGGCGTCGCCGCCTACACCCTGTGGGGGTTCCTGCCGCTCTACTTCACGGTCCTCGCCCCCGCCGGGCCCGACGAGATCGTCGCCCACCGCGCGCTGTGGTCCCTGCTCGTGTGCGCCGCGCTGCTCGCCACGACCCGCACCTGGCACGCGTTCGTCGTCGTGCTGCGCGACCGGCGCACGCTCGGCCTGCTCACGCTCGCCGCCGTGCTGCTCGCCACCAACTGGCTCGTCTTCGTCCTCGCCGTCGCGACCGACCGCGTCGTCGACGCCTCGCTCGGCTACTTCGTCAACCCGCTGGTCACCGTCGCCCTCGCCGTCACCGTGCTGCACGAGCGGCTGCGCACCGTGCAGTGGGTCGCGCTCGGCTGCGGCGCCGCCGCCGTCGCCGTGCTGACCGTCGGGTACGGGCGGGTGCCGTGGATCGCGCTCACCCTCGCGGTCTCGTTCGGGCTCTACGGCCTCATCAAGTCCCGCGTCGGCCGGCACGTCGCCGCCGTGCCAGGGTTCGCCGCCGAGACGCTCGTGCTCGCCCCGGTCGCCGCCGGGTGGCTGGTCTGGCTGCACGTCCAGGGGACGGGCACGTTCGTCGGGAACGGGGTCGGGCACGCGCTGCTGCTCGCGCTGTCCGGCGTCGCGACGACCGTCCCGCTCGTGCTGTTCAACACCGCGGCCGCCCGGCTGCCGCTGTCCGTCGTCGGGCTGCTGCAGTACCTCACACCGCTGCTGCACCTGGTGATCGGGGTCGTCGTCCTGCACGAGCCCATGCCGCCCGCACGGTGGTGGGGGTTCGCGCTCGTGTGGCTCGCGCTCGCGCTGCTCACCGTCGACGCCGTGCGCACGTCGCGCGCCGCGGCACTCGGACGACGAGCGCAGGCGCGCGTCAGCGCGGAAGAGTCGCCGGGGCGTCGACCACCACGACCGTGACGTTGTCCGCCGCCCCGGCCGCGACCGCCGTCGCGACCAGCCGGTCCGCCGCCGCCTGAGGGTCCGCCTCCGCCTTCAGGTCCGCCTCGATGCGCGCGTCCGGCAGCGCGTCCGTCAGACCGTCCGAGCACACCAGCATCCGGTCGCCCGGGCTGACCGCGAGCACGTCCACGTCCGGCTCCACGCTCGCGGCACCGCCGCCGAGCGCACGCGTCACGACGTGCCGCCACGGGTGGTGCGCCGCCTCGTCGGGCCGCACCAGACCGTCCGCCACCAGCTCCGCGACCTCCGAGTGGTCGCGCGTGACCTGCTCCAGCACCGCGCCCGCCATGCGGTACGTGCGCGAGTCGCCGACGTTGAGCACCACCCAGCACGACGTCGCCTCGTGCACCGTCAGCACGACGCCCGTCGCGGTCGTCCCCGGCCGGCGTCCGGTCTCGCTCCCGAGGGCGCGCACGCGCTCGTGCGCCTCGAGCAGGGCCGCGCGCACCTCGTCGGGACCCGCCGCCCGCCCGACGAGCGAGCGCAGCACCTCGACCGCGGTCGCGCTCGCGACCTCGCCCGCGTCGTGCCCGCCCATGCCGTCCGCGACGACGAACACGTCGGTGTCCGCGAGCAGCGCGTCCTCGTTGTGCGACCGGCCGCCCTGCGACGTCGCGGCACCCCAGCGCAGCTCGAACGGCGCCCCCGGCGACGACCCGGACGACGATCCGGACGACGACCCGATCGACCCGCTCATCGCGACCTCCGCGGCCCGACGAGCCGCCACGCCAGCGCGACGAGCGTCACCACCGTCGTGGCGACGAGCACCCACCACACCGCCGTCCGGCGCACCGGCTCGAGCGGGTCGACGCTCTCGGCGACCGCGACCGGCGTCACCGCCGCCGACGGCGCACGCGTGCTCGTCGGGTTCTGCGGGCCGAGCGCCGTGCCGTCGTCGACGTGCTGCAGCGCCTCGTCCGGGCGCAGCACGCCCCACCCGGTCTCGGGCGTGCGCAGGTGCTCGACCGACCGCGCCGCCGTGACCTCGAGCCGGTACGCCCACTGCGCGGGCGTCTCGTCGGGGAACCGCTGCGCGACCAGCGCCGCGGCCGCCGACGCGTACGCCGTCGACCAGCTCGGCGCCGGCGCCTCCGTCGCGAACCAGCAGTCCCCCGCGCCCCGGTACACCCCGAGCACGTCCTGGCCGGGCGCGGCCACGTCGACGTGGTCGCCGTGGATCGAGGCGTCCGTGGGGTTCAGGTCCCGGTCGACCGCCGCGACCGCCAGCACGTCCGGGTACGCCGCGGGGTACCGGGGGCTGTCGGAGTCGTCCTCGGCGGTGTTGCGGTTGCCCGCGCTCGCGACGACGAGCGCGCCGCGCGCCGTCGCGTGCTCCACCGCGGCCCGCAGCGCGGGGACGTCGGCGTCGCTCGACATCGACACGTTGACCACCTGCGCGCCGTTGTCGACGGCCCACCGGATGCCCTCCGCGATGCGGTCGGGGTCCGGGTCCGTGCCGTCGCGCTCGTCCTCGAAGTCCTCGCCGTAGTACACACGCACCGGCAGGATGCGGGCGTCGGGCGCGAGCCCCCGCACGCCCGAGCCGTCCACCGGGCGCGCCGCGATGATGCCCGCGACCGTCGTGCCGTGCCCCCACGTGTCCTTGCGGCCCGCGTCGGCCGTGCCCGCGCGGACCACGTCGGTGCCCTGGAGCACCGCGCCGGCCAGGTGCGGGTTGCGGTCGTCCACGCCCGAGTCGACGACCGCGACCGTCACTCCCGCGCCCGTCGCGAGCTGCCACGCCTTGCTCGCGCCGAGCTGCGCGAGCGCGGGCGGCTCCTCGTCGAGGTACCGCGGCGCCTCGCCGCCGCACCCCTGCTCGGGCGCGGCCTGCGCCGCGGGCGCGACGACGAGCGCGCCCGTGAGCAGGCCCGCGCCCCCGAGCAGCACCGCCGCGACGCCCCGACGCGCGCGACCCGCTCGTCGCTGGGCGGCAGGGGCTCGCGTCACGACGTCACCGGGGTCCGCGCCGCGTCCACCGTGAGGTCCGGACCGGGCTCGAACAGGTCGACCCACGCGGGCGGCACGACCGTCACGTGCTCGCGGTCGTACCCGAGCCGCGTGAGCACGTCGTCGTCCCCCTGGTCGACCGACGACAGGCCGAACCGGCGGCCCGTCTCGTCGATCAGCGCGTGCACGCCCTTGCCGCCGCCCGTGCGGGACAGCACCAGGGCGCCGCCGCCGGGTGCGACGTGCACGCCGGGACGCAGCTCCTGCGTCGTCGAGACGAGCTCGACCGTCCCCTCGTCGCCGGGGGTCAGCACGACGCACGGCGCCGCGTCGGCCGGGACCGCGGTGACCGGCTGCTCCGGCCAGTCCGCGGGGGCGAGCGCGTCCGCCGTCTGCGCGGCGCCCACGTCCGCGAGCGTGAGGGTCACGGCCTCGGTCCGCGCCTGGTACAGGCTCACCGCGAACGGCGTCAGCGGCGCGACCTCGCCCTCGTCGTCGACCACGTACCAGCGGTCCGCCGTGCCCGTGCCCGCGACGCGGATCAGCGTGCCGACCGTCAGGTCGCCGAGCGCCGAGCCCGCCGGGAGCGGGTCGCCCGCGCCGTCCATCGTCAGGAGCTGCAGGTCGGAGCCCTCGGGCACGAGGTTCAGCCACGTCGCGGGGACGTCCACGGGAGCCACGGTGTCCAGGCCGACGGCACGCAGCACCGCGGACTCGTCGGACGGCACGCGGTGACGCAGGCCGCCCGCCACGACGAACGTCTCCCCCGCCGACCGCGCGACGAGCGCACCGCCCGACTCGGTGGGCAGCTCGACCCCGACCGACGCGGCCACCTCGGTGCCCGCCACGCACGCGGTCCACCCGTCCGCGACCAGCGACGACACCGACGGCGGCGTGTCCGGCGCACCGACGATGCCGATCGTCTCGCCGCGCTCGGTGTCCGCGATGACGCCGGGCGCGAGCTCGACCACGCCGAACTGACCGGACTCGACCGCGAGCCGCGCGCTCGTGGTGTTGACGACCGGGTGCAGCACGCCCGCGAGCGAGACGTACCGCGTGCCCTCGCCCTTGACGACGACGAGCTTGTTCGACTCCCACCCCTTCGGGTCGCTGCGGATCGCGCCCCAGGCGAGCGAGCCGAGGACGACGAGCACCGCGAGCGACACGCCCGCGACCACGCCGCGCATGGGCTTGGTCGGCTCGAGCTCCTGGCCGCCCGGCGCGCCGCTGACGAACGCCGTCAGCAGCCGGCGGCGGCTGAAGGACTGCGCCTCGACGAGGTCCCGCTTCGCTGCCACGCCCGCTCCCGGGTCAGACCATGCCCGCGGCGGCGACGCCGAGCGGGAGCAGGACGGCCAGGCAGGTCATCTCGACGGTGTCCCCCACGCGCGCGAGCGCGACACGGCGTCGCGGTGCGACCAGCCCGAGCGCGACGAGCGCCGCGACGCCCACGGCCGCCGCGCACACGAGCGCGGTGCGCCACGACGGGTGCACGAGCGCCGCGACGACGAGCGTGAGCGCGAGCCCCGTGACCCCGAGGCACACCACGACGAGCACGTCGGCACGCGCGTACGACTGGCGCGTCGCGAGCAGCAGACCCACCCAGCCGACGACGAGCAGCGTCGTGCCGAGCAGCCCCGAGGCCACCAGCGCCGGCGTCGCGACGAGCGCGAGCACGCCCACCGCGACGCGCAGCGCGAGCTGGATGCGGTAGCCCGCGTCGAGCTGGCGGCGCACGCGGTCGGGGTCGACCGGGGCCGGGTCGAGCAGGATCTCCGCGTCGGTGCGCGGCGACACCACGCGCAGCGGCGTGCTCGCCAGCGCGAGCCAGGGCACGCCGATGCTCGCGGTGAGCACGACCGCGACGACGACGGCGAGGACGTCCTGCGCGGCCGTCCCGGTCAGCTCGACCGTGGCCCCCACGACGCCCAGCGCCAGGCCCAGGCCGATGGGCGCGATCGCGGTCTCCCGGCCCGAGGGCAGGGCGACGACGGCGAGCAGGCCCGCGACGACGAGGCCCGCGCCGGCCAGCGCGGCCGGCCAGCCCCACGACGGGCTCTGCGTGCCGACGGTCAGCCCCGCCACCGCGGCGGGCAGCCCCGCTGCGAGCACGAGCACCCGGCCCGCGGACGCGTCGCGACCCGTGCGCGCCACCACGGTGCCGGCGGCGACCGCGAGCAGCGCGGCGAGCGCCGCGACGACGGGCGCGAGCTGCGACGAGCGCTCGGCCGTCAGGAGCAGGAGCGAGGTGGCGGCGACGATCGCCGCGGCGCCCCACGCGGCGCCCAGGGCGCTGTCGTGCGGCGTCCACGGACGGAAACGCGCCTCGACCGCGTCCGCGACGGCCTCGACCACGTCGTCGTACACGCGCGGCTCGGGCTGCTCGGCGCCGGACTCGAGCGCGAGCACCGCGCCGTCCTCGACGCCGGACGCGATGAGGCTGCGCGCCGGGTCGAGGCTCTCGCCCTCCGCCGTCACGAGCCGGTAGCCGCCGTACACCGACGCGGCGTCCAGCACCCCGAGGGCACGTGCGAGCCCCGGCACGATCTCCACCACGGCCACGTTGCCCGGGGCCCCGAGGTCGATGCGGCGGTCGCCCGCCGTCACCGAGATCCGCAGCAAGGTGCCGACGGGGGCCGTCGGTGTGCTCGGATCGGTCATCGGCGTCCTCGTGCTCGTCGGCAGGTCGGCGGTCAGCATAGCCAGGCGAGCAGGGTGGCGAGGTGCGGTCGACGCGTGCGGCCGGTTGTCCACAGGGCGTCACCCGGCCCGAGCGCGGTCGTGCCCGGGTCGGTTACGTTGCCACCGGTTCGCGACGAAGCCGCGGACTCACGTGGCTCGTCCGGGTCGCGTGCCGGCGTCGGCCCGCAGGGGTCGGGCATGGGGGAGGTGTCATGGCCGCTGAGGTCTCCGCAGCAGATGGTGCGATCAAGCAGGGCGCGGACGTGGTCGCGCGTACGCGAAGCGAGCTGCGTTCGGAGCTGAGCTCGCTCGAGGGCAAGCTGTCCGGGATCGGGTCGCACTGGCAGGGCCAGGGCGCGGTCGCGTTCAACCAGCTGATGGTCCGCTGGCGCGACGACGCGTCGAAGATCGTCGCCGCGCTCGACGAGTTCGAGCAGAACCTGCGCACGTCGCAGTCCACGTACTCCGCGTCGGACGAGACGCAGCAGTCGACGTTCTCGCGCCTGTCCGGGCGCCTGGGCTGAACGAGGGGATGATCATGAGCGACCTGAAGGTGAACTTCGGTGGCCTGTCCACCGCCGCCGCCGACATCCAGTCCGGTGCCTCGCACATCGAGTCCAAGCTGAACGACATGGACTCCTCGCTGCAGCCGCTGCGCGCGAACTGGTCCGGTGAGGCCGCCGGTTCCTACGAGGCCGCACGGGCCAAGTGGACCGCCGCGATCACCGACATGAAGGCGCTGCTGGCCGAGATCGGCCGCGCCGTCGCCACGTCGAACGACGACTACCAGGCCACCGAGCGAGCCAACGCCGCCCGCTGGTGACCTGACCGGCGTCGGGCGGGTGACCGGGCGACCGGCACCCGCCCGACGCACGCACCACCCGCTCGACGGTCCCGAGCACCCGTTCGGGTCAACCGATCGGGCGAACCTGCCCACCAGGTGGTTGACCCATCCACCGGGTCGGGTCGGTCCGGTTAGGGTAGGGCCGGTTTCGCGACCGATTCGTCCGGAACCGACGTGGCTCGTCCGGGTCGCGTGCCGGCGTCGGCCCGCAGGGGTCGGGCATGGGGGAGGTGTCATGGCCGCTGAGGTCTCCGCAGCAGATGGTGCGATCAAGCAGGGCGCGGACGTGGTCGCGCGTACGCGAAGCGAGCTGCGTTCGGAGCTGAGCTCGCTCGAGGGCAAGCTGTCCGGGATCGGGTCGCACTGGCAGGGCCAGGGCGCGGTCGCGTTCAACCAGCTGATGGTCCGCTGGCGCGACGACGCGTCGAAGATCGTCGCCGCGCTCGACGAGTTCGAGCAGAACCTGCGCACGTCGCAGTCCACGTACTCCGCGTCGGACGAGACGCAGCAGTCGACGTTCTCGCGCCTGTCCGGGCGCCTGGGCTGAACGAGGGGATGATCATGAGCGACCTGAAGGTGAACTTCGGTGGCCTGTCCACCGCCGCCGCCGACATCCAGTCCGGTGCCTCGCACATCGAGTCCAAGCTGAACGACATGGACTCCTCGCTGCAGCCGCTGCGCGCGAACTGGTCCGGTGAGGCCGCCGGTTCCTACGAGGCCGCACGGGCCAAGTGGACCGCCGCGATCACCGACATGAAGGCGCTGCTGGCCGAGATCGGCCGCGCCGTCGCCACGTCGAACGACGACTACCAGGCCACCGAGCGAGCCAACGCCGCCCGCTGGTGACCTGACCGGCGTCGGGCGGGTGACCGGGCGACCGGCACCCGCCCGACGCACGCACCCACGTCTCCACCACGCTGCACCCCGCCCGGTGCAGCCGCGGGCCACCACCCTCGTCGTGGCCGGCCCGCACCGCATCTCGCATGACCACCCGGGGGGATCCGTGTCGAAGAACGACGTCGGCGTCGACATCGACCTGCTCGAGCAGCAGGTGAGCACGTTGCTGCGGTTGTTCGACCGCATCGACGTCGTCATCGGGCGGACGCAGGTCGTTCGCTCGAACCAGGACTCCGCGACCTGGTCGACGATGCCCGCCGCCCAGGACTTCGCCGCGGTGTATCGCGCCGAGATCACGCAGCTGGAGACCGAGTTCGCGACGCTGCGCGAACGCGTCGAGCTGATCCGCGACAACTTGCGCCTCAGCGCCAGTGCGCAAGCACGCACCGACGACGAGGTCCAGGGCCAGCTGGAGCGGTTCGACCCGAAGCCGTCGACGACCCCGTACTTCCCGCCCGGCTACCCCGGGCCGGTCGCGCCCGGCGCGGACCCGGTGTCCCCCTGGCGCCCCTCGGGGTCAGGCGACGACTTTCGATGAGAGCCGCGCGCACCGGTGCGGTGGCCGCGACCGGGCTGCTCCTGGCCGTCGCCGCGGGCGTCCCCGCGGTGGCGGCGGATGCCGACGACGGCATGTGGTACTACACCGCCACTCGCATGGCGGACCTCCACGAGCGCACCACCGGCAAGGGTGTGCAGGTCGCGGTGGTCGACACGGCGATCTGGCCCGACGCCGGCGACCTCGCCGGGACATCCGTGCGCGTGCACGAGCCGTCGTTCTGCGCCGACGAGGTGCTCGGCGACCCGTTGCCCGCCGCGCAACGCACGGCCGGAGCTGCGCACGGCACCAACATGACCTCGCTCGTCGTCGGCACCGGCAAGGGCCAGAACGGGCAACCCGGCATCCTCGGCGTCGCCCCCGACGCGGACGTCTGGTTCTACTCCACACTCGTCGGCCCTGACGGCGAGGAGGCCTGCAACCCGGAAGCCGTCGGCGACGTGAAGTTCGCGTTCGGTGAGGCGATCGACCAGGCGGTGACCGACGGGGCGGACATCATCTCGATCTCGCTGAGCAGCAACATCCTGCTGGACTACTGGGCCGTCACGCGCGCGTTGCACGAAGGGGTCATCGTCGTCGTGGCGCTGTCGGACGACCCCGGCCAGCCTCACCCGGGCTCGTTCAACGGGGTCGTCACGGTCGAGTCGGCCGGTCCGGACGGGAACGTGCGTCCTGGGTCACGTCCCGGGGCGGACGTCATCGCGCCCGGCGAGTCGATCCGCCATCTCGACGACGATCTGAGCTCCTACGTCCTGACGAACGGGTCGTCAGCCGCCACGGCCTTCACCGCCGGAGCACTGGCGCTCGTCTGGTCGGCCTACCCCGAGGCCACGGGCAACCAGATCATCCAGACCCTCATCCGCAACACCGACGGCCAGGACCACGAGCTCTACCACGACCCGCTCGCCGGGTACGGGATCGTCAACGTCCGGCACATGCTCGAGCACGACCCGACGACGTACCCGGACGAGAACCCGCTGCTCGACCACGACCCCGACAGCATCCCCACCTACGAGCAGGTCCAGGACCTCTCCCTCCTGGACGACCCCA
The sequence above is a segment of the Cellulomonas palmilytica genome. Coding sequences within it:
- a CDS encoding carbohydrate-binding module family 20 domain-containing protein — protein: MRTTTIPRGRRHPARRALAALVGAALALAGTLVVATSLGAAPATAAPPGTRNVGVNLFQWTWNAIADECTTHLGPDGYAWVQTSPPNEHPVLGGQWWTSYQPVSYKVESKLGTRAEYKAMIDACRDAGVDVIADVVVNHMSGQTSGTGWAGTTFTEERYPGPEGGYGPQDFHACRSNIASYTDRYQVQNCRLVGLQDLDTGAQYVREEIGRYLNDLIALGVRGFRVDAAKHIAAADLAAIKAQLSDQSVYIVQEVIGAAGEPVQPSEYLGVGDSHEFAYARHLKSAFTGSLTSLNGLTGASWLLPSAQAGVFVDNHDTERNGETLSYKNGSTYRLANVFMLAHPYGWPTVYSGYAFSNHDAGAPQTGSGEVLDAVCGQGAWTCAHRWNETAHMVGFRDAVGTTSVVHWWDNGYDQIAFGRGDKGFVAINRSGNPLTRTFTTSLPAGSYCDVISGSAGSSCSGTTVTVGSSGAATFTVPANGAVALHVEARPGTGTPSPTATPTVPTSAAVSFGVNATTVWGQNVFVVGDVAALGGWDPAKAVPLSSATYPVWRASVTLTPGSTVAYKYVRKEANGSVTWETGADRTVTVPASGTLTLTESWRW
- the rarD gene encoding EamA family transporter RarD — encoded protein: MRADQTPSPDPARTASPTNPPADRRGLASGVAAYTLWGFLPLYFTVLAPAGPDEIVAHRALWSLLVCAALLATTRTWHAFVVVLRDRRTLGLLTLAAVLLATNWLVFVLAVATDRVVDASLGYFVNPLVTVALAVTVLHERLRTVQWVALGCGAAAVAVLTVGYGRVPWIALTLAVSFGLYGLIKSRVGRHVAAVPGFAAETLVLAPVAAGWLVWLHVQGTGTFVGNGVGHALLLALSGVATTVPLVLFNTAAARLPLSVVGLLQYLTPLLHLVIGVVVLHEPMPPARWWGFALVWLALALLTVDAVRTSRAAALGRRAQARVSAEESPGRRPPRP
- a CDS encoding PP2C family protein-serine/threonine phosphatase; this encodes MSGSIGSSSGSSSGSSPGAPFELRWGAATSQGGRSHNEDALLADTDVFVVADGMGGHDAGEVASATAVEVLRSLVGRAAGPDEVRAALLEAHERVRALGSETGRRPGTTATGVVLTVHEATSCWVVLNVGDSRTYRMAGAVLEQVTRDHSEVAELVADGLVRPDEAAHHPWRHVVTRALGGGAASVEPDVDVLAVSPGDRMLVCSDGLTDALPDARIEADLKAEADPQAAADRLVATAVAAGAADNVTVVVVDAPATLPR
- the mycP gene encoding type VII secretion-associated serine protease mycosin, which encodes MTRAPAAQRRAGRARRGVAAVLLGGAGLLTGALVVAPAAQAAPEQGCGGEAPRYLDEEPPALAQLGASKAWQLATGAGVTVAVVDSGVDDRNPHLAGAVLQGTDVVRAGTADAGRKDTWGHGTTVAGIIAARPVDGSGVRGLAPDARILPVRVYYGEDFEDERDGTDPDPDRIAEGIRWAVDNGAQVVNVSMSSDADVPALRAAVEHATARGALVVASAGNRNTAEDDSDSPRYPAAYPDVLAVAAVDRDLNPTDASIHGDHVDVAAPGQDVLGVYRGAGDCWFATEAPAPSWSTAYASAAAALVAQRFPDETPAQWAYRLEVTAARSVEHLRTPETGWGVLRPDEALQHVDDGTALGPQNPTSTRAPSAAVTPVAVAESVDPLEPVRRTAVWWVLVATTVVTLVALAWRLVGPRRSR
- the eccB gene encoding type VII secretion protein EccB yields the protein MAAKRDLVEAQSFSRRRLLTAFVSGAPGGQELEPTKPMRGVVAGVSLAVLVVLGSLAWGAIRSDPKGWESNKLVVVKGEGTRYVSLAGVLHPVVNTTSARLAVESGQFGVVELAPGVIADTERGETIGIVGAPDTPPSVSSLVADGWTACVAGTEVAASVGVELPTESGGALVARSAGETFVVAGGLRHRVPSDESAVLRAVGLDTVAPVDVPATWLNLVPEGSDLQLLTMDGAGDPLPAGSALGDLTVGTLIRVAGTGTADRWYVVDDEGEVAPLTPFAVSLYQARTEAVTLTLADVGAAQTADALAPADWPEQPVTAVPADAAPCVVLTPGDEGTVELVSTTQELRPGVHVAPGGGALVLSRTGGGKGVHALIDETGRRFGLSSVDQGDDDVLTRLGYDREHVTVVPPAWVDLFEPGPDLTVDAARTPVTS
- the eccD gene encoding type VII secretion integral membrane protein EccD encodes the protein MTDPSTPTAPVGTLLRISVTAGDRRIDLGAPGNVAVVEIVPGLARALGVLDAASVYGGYRLVTAEGESLDPARSLIASGVEDGAVLALESGAEQPEPRVYDDVVEAVADAVEARFRPWTPHDSALGAAWGAAAIVAATSLLLLTAERSSQLAPVVAALAALLAVAAGTVVARTGRDASAGRVLVLAAGLPAAVAGLTVGTQSPSWGWPAALAGAGLVVAGLLAVVALPSGRETAIAPIGLGLALGVVGATVELTGTAAQDVLAVVVAVVLTASIGVPWLALASTPLRVVSPRTDAEILLDPAPVDPDRVRRQLDAGYRIQLALRVAVGVLALVATPALVASGLLGTTLLVVGWVGLLLATRQSYARADVLVVVCLGVTGLALTLVVAALVHPSWRTALVCAAAVGVAALVALGLVAPRRRVALARVGDTVEMTCLAVLLPLGVAAAGMV
- a CDS encoding WXG100 family type VII secretion target — encoded protein: MAAEVSAADGAIKQGADVVARTRSELRSELSSLEGKLSGIGSHWQGQGAVAFNQLMVRWRDDASKIVAALDEFEQNLRTSQSTYSASDETQQSTFSRLSGRLG
- a CDS encoding WXG100 family type VII secretion target, whose translation is MSDLKVNFGGLSTAAADIQSGASHIESKLNDMDSSLQPLRANWSGEAAGSYEAARAKWTAAITDMKALLAEIGRAVATSNDDYQATERANAARW
- a CDS encoding S8 family peptidase, translated to MRAARTGAVAATGLLLAVAAGVPAVAADADDGMWYYTATRMADLHERTTGKGVQVAVVDTAIWPDAGDLAGTSVRVHEPSFCADEVLGDPLPAAQRTAGAAHGTNMTSLVVGTGKGQNGQPGILGVAPDADVWFYSTLVGPDGEEACNPEAVGDVKFAFGEAIDQAVTDGADIISISLSSNILLDYWAVTRALHEGVIVVVALSDDPGQPHPGSFNGVVTVESAGPDGNVRPGSRPGADVIAPGESIRHLDDDLSSYVLTNGSSAATAFTAGALALVWSAYPEATGNQIIQTLIRNTDGQDHELYHDPLAGYGIVNVRHMLEHDPTTYPDENPLLDHDPDSIPTYEQVQDLSLLDDPTLRDSPRRETSSPAPTTPAPTSTADATETTQPTATGSEGTSSTNAPVLLAAGGGILAAAIAAIALLAARRRRRVPAHDIPPSAAQTADEHGPDLPEGGK